The following are from one region of the Hippocampus zosterae strain Florida chromosome 9, ASM2543408v3, whole genome shotgun sequence genome:
- the larp4ab gene encoding la-related protein 4 — translation MVTTKETVLNPNAKVWQEIPAHQNDISEGTDYSSWLQTYPHNTDMTEEYPDVLSLGGKGCDSDFPDHTDACVPTQGSMNDTDPFDAGYSALNPQSESTLDETKQQPMSESLRESLKKKLEFCFSRENLSLDQYLISEMDSEQFVPIWAIACKEDIKALTNDMDLIVDVLRESQFVQVDEAGEKVRPNHSRSIIILREVPETTPVEEVEALFKSEQCPKMLSAEFAHNSNWYITFQSDMDALKAYRYLREEVKIFQGKPIMARIKAINTFFSKPGFSSVDSSVYNQQATPHVAYGSPLYIQQVYSAQQQYPVYPGLTQSWNATTMPYFETPLAPFPNNGFMTAYNSVGNYKANSSSNPPLCRNRNHLKGHFRPGDALITPPIAPPALMDGLLRPVTSQPLQAPGILIATTSASLPSLSPKNTSPKDTMSSGDMSGDVRTRRINNYRSMRRKRDDEHTTKPSPVTEVEVPPPPKFDLAASNFPPLPGCVVSVTEEKTPEMRLSDVVRGLKVTNKAVCNKVNETKPSNISEPSASSPVSPDVTPTAEVTQKPTLLVTRISSPVEDVGEADITLPMEKVSSCIKLVSPTEHASSTCSQTVLEVPTPPFDTSEQEPKKLSYAEVCQRLAKDGPPAQTPSPAPPVSTAVQPLQELNRGEDPHANTRDAANTPDKRGDSCPHRQATRTFYGYKRSGRSGGAGLKIWEHPRNASGNTGKTFSPQRGIRRSGKEQNIPPRSPK, via the exons GTGACAACCAAGGAAACGGTTCTGAACCCCAATGCCAAAGTGTGGCAGGAGATTCCCGCCCACCAGAATGACATCTCGGAGGGGACAGATTATTCCTCTTGGCTGCAGACCTATCCTCACAACACTGACATGACTGAAG AGTACCCTGATGTTCTCTCTCTTGGGGGAAAAGGATGCGACTCTGACTTTCCTGATCACACTGATGCCTGTGTGCCCACACAAGGCAGTATGAATGATACTGACCCATTTGATGCAGGCTATTCAGCCCTAAACCCCCAAAGCGAGTCAACTCTCGatgagacaaaacaacaacctaTGTCTGAGAGTTTGAGGGAGTCTTTAAAGAAAAAACTGGAGTTCTGCTTTTCAAG AGAGAACTTATCACTTGACCAATACCTGATATCGGAGATGGACAGTGAGCAGTTTGTTCCAATCTGGGCCATCGCTTGCAAGGAGGACATCAAAGCCCTCACCAACGACATGGATCTCATCGTGGATGTGCTGAGAG AATCGCAATTTGTTCAAGTGGATGAAGCTGGAGAGAAAGTTCGTCCAAATCACAGTCGCTCCATTATAATTTTGCGAGAGGTGCCAGAGACTACACCAGTAGAG GAGGTGGAGGCTCTTTTTAAAAGTGAACAGTGCCCAAAAATGTTAAGTGCtgaatttgcacacaacagcaaCTGGTACATCACGTTTCAGTCAGATATGGATGCACTCAAG GCTTACAGATATCTACGGGAGGAAGTGAAAATATTTCAGGGGAAACCAATAATG GCTCGCATCAAGGCAATAAACACATTCTTTAGTAAGCCGGGCTTCAGCAGCGTGGACTCCAGTGTGTACAACCAGCAGGCCACGCCTCATGTTGCATATGGATCCCCTTTGTACATACAGCAGGTGTACAGTGCTCAGCAGCAGTACCCGGTCTATCCAGGTCTTACCCAGTCCTGGAATGCTACAACAATGCCTTACTTTGAAACTCCTCTG GCACCTTTCCCGAACAATGGATTCATGACTGCTTACAACAGTGTGGGAAACTATAAAGCAAATTCAAGCTCTAATCCGCCTTTGTGCAGGAACCG GAATCATTTAAAGGGACACTTTAGGCCTGGTGACGCGCTCATAACCCCTCCAATCGCTCCCCCAGCATTGATGGATGGTCTGTTGAGGCCTGTGACCTCACAGCCCCTTCAGGCACCAGGGATCTTAATTGCTACCACTTCAGCCAGCCTGCCCTCCCTAAGCCCAAAAAACACTTCCCCGAAGGACACAATGTCCAGTGGGGATATGAGCGGGGATGTAAGAACTAG gAGAATTAACAACTACAGGAGCATGAGGAGGAAAAGAGATGATGAACATACCACG AAGCCTAGTCCTGTGACAGAAGTCGAGGTGCCGCCTCCGCCAAAGTTTGACCTGGCAGCTTCCAATTTCCCTCCATTGCCAGGATGCGTGGTTAGTGTAACAGAAGAGAAGACACCGGAGATGCGTCTGTCTGATGTCGTACGTGGTCTTAAAGTGACCAACAAG GCTGTATGCAACAAGGTAAATGAAACGAAACCATCAAACATCTCAGAACCTTCAGCTTCAAGTCCTGTTAGCCCAGATGTGACACCTACTGCAGAGGTCACTCAGAAACCAACCCTACTTGTTACAAG AATTTCTTCACCGGTCGAGGATGTGGGTGAGGCCGACATTACTCTTCCAATGGAAAAAGTGTCATCTTGCATCAAGCTTGTTAGCCCAACGGAACACGCATCTTCCACGTGTAGCCAGACTGTCCTTGAAGTACCAACTCCCCCGTTTGACACCTCAGAACAG GAGCCAAAAAAGCTCAGCTATGCAGAGGTCTGCCAGCGACTGGCTAAAGATGGACCACCAGCACAAACACCCTCACCGGCACCACCTGTCTCTACGGCCGTCCAGCCTCTTCAAGAGCTTAATAGAGGGGAGGATCCTCATGCCAATACCAGGGATGCTGCAAATACACCGGACAAACGTGGAGACAGCTGCCCTCACCGGCAAGCCACTCGCACATTTTATGGTTATAAGCGCTCCGGTCGAAGCGGAGGTGCAGGGCTAAAGATTTGGGAGCATCCCAGAAATGCAAGCGGAAACACAGGCAAAACATTTTCTCCTCAGCGTGGAATCAGAAGGAGTGGCAAAGAACAGAACATTCCCCCAAGGTCACCAAAATAG